The window CTTGCAGGTTCAGTGTTGAGAGGAGTCTagcttttcctttttaattttatgGGGTGGAGGGGGGATGAGTGTGATTGATTGTGTTTGGAATACTGTATGACAACATAATTCCCCTGTTTTATCATTGTTTCCAACTTTCTAGCAGCTGTTTTGAGTCTTCCTTGTAATTTTATTCTTATTATTGGTGATTGGCAGGTGCTTGATCAAATGCCTTTTGCGTCCTGTCGTCCTCTCAGTTGCATATTTAGTGCTCCCTGGGTCTTGGACAAATTACAGTCTTGAAAGAGTTCCCAACCAAAGCTTTGACGATGCAATGGCTGAAATCATGTCTGGAACTTCCCTTTTCTCCAACCCACCACTATACGCTACTAGTACTACCACCAAGTACAGCCATAGGCCATCACCTGACAAACTTAAATTCTTGATAGACAAATCCAAAAGCATTAGGCAGCTTCTACAGATTCATGCATTTCTTATTCGTCAAAGCCTGGAGAGTGACCCAATCTTGAACTTTAAGCTCCAAAAATCATACTCTTCTCTTGGACACCTCAAACATTCTGTTTCTGTCTTTAAGCACACTCATCCAACTGTGTTCTCTTACAGTGCCATTATCCATAGTCATGTGATCAATGATCTCTATGAACAAGCCTTTGTCTTATATATCCAAATGCTAACTCAAAATATTGAGCCTAATGCATTTACATTTTCTTCCATCCTAAAAGCTTCCCCTCTTGAATCAGGAAAAGCCCTTCATTCTCAAGCCCTAAAACTCGGGTATGAATCTGACACTTATGTTCGAACTGCTCTTGTGGATGTCTATGCAAGAGGCGGTGACATTGTTTCAGCTTGCAAActctttgacacaatgctcgaaAGGTCTTTGGTGTCATTGACAACAATGATTACCGGATATGCAAAGAATGGGCATGTGCAAGAGGCAAGAGTGTTGTTTGATGGGATGGAGGAGAAGGATGTTGTTTGTTGGAATGCCATGATTGATGGGTATAGCCAACATGGTAGGCCTAATGAAGCTTTGGTTCTTTTTAGGCGGATGTTAATGTCAAAAGTAAAACCTAACGAATTAACTGTGGTGGCTGCTCTTTCTGCTTGTGCGCAAGTGGGAGTACTTGAATCAGGTCGGTGGATTCATGCTTATGTGAAAAGTAACAGAATTCAATTAAATAAACATGTAGGTACTGCTTTGATTGACATGTATAGCAAGTCGGGGAGTTTAGAGGATGCAAGAATGGTGTTTGATCAGATGAGAGATAAGGATGTCGTAACATGGAATTCGATGATTGTAGGATATGCAATGCACGGATTTAGCCTTGAAACTTTGCAGCTGTTCAATGAGATGTGTAAGTTGGGTCTCCACCCTACTGATATAACATTTATTGGCATTTTAAGTGCTTGTGCTAATGCTGGATTGGTCGCTGAAGGGTGGGATTATTTTCACTTAATGGAGAAGTATCGAATTAAGCCAAAGATTGAGCACTATGGTTGCATGGCGAGTCTTCTTGGACGAGCTGGACAGCTAGAAGAAGCTTATGAATTTGTCAAAAGTATGAAGATTGATTCCGATCCTATTTTATGGGGAACATTACTGTCTGCTTGTAGGATTCATGGGAACATAAGGCTCGCAGAGAAAATGATGGAGTTCCTGGTGCAACAGGATCTTGCTACTTCAGGAACTTATGTTCTGCTATCCAATATATATGCTGCTGCTGGTAATTGGGATGGTGTGGCGAAGGTCAGGGCATTGATGAAGAGTAGCGGGGTTGACAAGGAACCTGGTTGTAGCTCCATTGAGGTCAATAATAAAGTGCACGAGTTCCTTGCCGGTGACATGAAGCATCCAAAAAGCAAAGAAATTTACACAATGCTGGAGGAGATGAACAAGTGGCTCGAGGCTCATGGTTACATGCCACAGACCGATGTAGTCTTGCATAATCTTGGGGAAGTTGAGAAGCAGCAATCGCTTGCTGTTCATAGTGAAAGGCTAGCCATTGCTTATGGGCTAATTAGTACTCAGCCAGGAACTACAATCAAGATTGTCAAGAATCTCCGTGTTTGTCCAGATTGTCATTCTGTCACCAAGCTTATTTCAAAAATTACAGGACGCAAAATCATAGTGAGGGACCGGAACCGCTTTcatcattttgtggagggttcATGTTCTTGTGGTGATTTCTGGTAGAACTATTAGCTAATGCTAACAAACAGGCAGGCTTCCATATATAGCTTTTTTCTTTGTACATTTTTTGGCTGTTTCGGACAGAAATTTCACTTTTCAAATTTCTGGAAGTTATTGGCTTCCGTTTGTATTGTACTAACATTTTTAGAAGAAGTGGGAACAGAAGGAGCATATTTATAGGGAGAAGCTGAATCATTATTTGGCATTCATGTATTTCAATCCTTATGATAGGGAATTTTTCCATACTTTCTCGCTAGTTCCTTCTAACTGATTTTAGTTTGAAAACGGTCGTAATATGCTGGCTGAAGTTGCAATGATGACCTATAGTTTCTTGTATGTGTCAAACAGATAATAAGGGAGTAAGGTCTTTCAGATCGATGTGTCAAACAGCTGCATCTCATGGCTGTTACAtggtttcataatgtatcgtgttttattgtattgtttgatgaGTACAAATATATTGTTTGTCGTTGTTTATGGATGTCATGCACCACCAacatgaagaataaacttgcaacatTACTAAGAAAAATAGGATACAtagtaaaattattatatttaaaagtaggataaaagataaaatatgattattaataatagggaagggcaagatgagaggaAAAAGTAAGGTAACGACGCCACCACATCAAATCCGTCGTTACATTAAGCGGCCGTTGTTACatatttaacgatacgatacaataaaattaaagtaacaatcaaaataaatattatatttaaagtaacaatacgatataaTACAATAGGTAATAACCATCCAAATAAGTTGTAAAAGTTATATAAAaagattaaaatatttataagaaAATAAACTATATAGTTTAgtccattttttttcttcaatatcaAACCAAATACATGTCGATTTCTATAGCTAATTTGTTTCGATTTTCTTGCTTCAGTTtggtttttttagtttttcttgaACACCCCTAATCATAACAAAGCTCAACCAaatcaaaataatttattcttttacctttaaaattttatttaattaccAAATCAATCTTAAAAAACAAGTACAGCAAGTGAATCAAACCAACACCATTTAAAGCTTTTACAAAGTTTTCTAATGTCACAACTAGTCAAGTCCTACTGATGTTGTAATAACttcttttatcaataaaatttgGAAAATCTTACGGAGATGTCCTAAATAAGTCATAACTTACCAACCTATAGTTACTattaatcatagacttaccaaaactagataaaaattaaaaaaatcaaataaataggttctttctctccaagaatcacacgcaAAGATTTCCTTTCATATTTGTAAGCATAAtcagcaacattagatgcaaggaAATAAAATTTCATGGATGAAGTAGCAAATAAGttgatgaaaaaaaaattatatacaaGATTCATCTAAGCAAAAAAGGATATTTTTTGATGGGTATGAtttaaattcattgaaaatatatagatgagtcaatatacagattttgaggaagattggaggtgatttggactgatttggtatcaaaattcgtagttaaaatcaaGTTCCAAAAATTCTTCTGTGACATATGTATCACAAATGTATCACACACATGTATACATGGATATATATGTGCTACACATTtgataaaaatatacatatgtgacacatatatttttgttttcatgttcatcttctcaTTCGAATTTTCAAtccaaaccacctcaaaactccaccaaatcacTCCAAATTGAGATTCAAACctcttaagatgtacccaatctattctaataacacctaCTCAAAGGAAGCAAAAATTTGACCCTTTTTTGCTACAAAAAGCTATTGGCTAATATTGATAATGTTTGATTAGTATTAATAATATTTACTAAAATGACCAATTTTCGTAAtaaactacttataaatggacataactGGTAGTTTCCCGTCAAATTATACACTACTTGAAGGAGTTGGGCATAATTTGGTTTTAGAATGGGCCGACAGTTTGCATCTTGTCCAAGTCCATAAAAATTGCACGAGGAGCCCTATTTGGTcacccccatttaacctatacccatttttttaaaaacttttaacttgtacccactttttaaataaattcagccccctttctcctcctccttctcctccttcgttttcttcttctttcttctgctgttgTTGGTGCAGATTATTTCTTCTTCGTTTTGTCTCAATTAATATTCTTTCAACTAATGCAAAAAAATTTAACTGTTTGCTATTACAAAGCGTCCCAGAATGACCTAATATCTTTTTGAACCTCTGTATTGAAAAAGTTATAGCAAATTATGATAGTCTAGTCATACTTTCCATTTTCAATTACTCACAGTGAGAGAAGAGGGAACTGGAATTGTTCATATACATGATTGCTGAATCAAAGTAAAATTTTAGGTAATATTTGTAAACAGAAAGTTATTTTAATTGAAACAATTCACTTTCTTGTTTCCCAGAGCCTCTGAAATGTCCTAATATTGTGAAAAAAATCTTTTCTTTGAATGAAAGCCTCTAAATGTGTCTGAATCTTTTAATGTTTTAATGCTACACAAgctttcttttaatattttttttgttcaaaCAGTTATCATCAGCTAGAAGAATACTTGTAATAGCAAATGATGGTGTCTGAGACGCTTTGTCTGCATTATTAGCcaattaaaatattaatacaaacaaaaatttcagctctagagctgaagtttgacAGTTTCATATGGAAAGTCagttaaaacttcaactctaagaaaactgaagttcgtcagttacaaacaaaaactttagctctagagctgaagtttgacagttacaaaacaaaaacttcagctctagagctgaagttcgccagttataaaaacaaaaacttcagctcttacaaaaacaaaaacttcatttacaaacaaaaacttcagctttacaGCTGAAGtttgacagttacaaaacaaaaatttcagctctagagctaaagcttacaaacaaaaacttcagctctagaactaaagcttacaaacaaaaacttcagctctagagctgaagttcgccagttacaaacaaaaacttcagctctagagctgaagttcgccagttacaaaacaaaaacttcagctctagagctgaacttcaggcccgactactagaatactaaagttttgcgtgattgtctttgctacttcagccctgtATGCTGAATTTATGCGAAAAACGGGTATGCTTGCAATtgtttttgcaaagcgggcacaagttaaaacgtgacacaaaaagcgggtatagatgcaaatgccccaagactatatatatgtatatatatataatgaggaATTTACATAGAATACAACCATTtaaagatttatttatatttcttaCAACTGCTTTAACAAAATTACTTTTagtacaatttattttaaaatcttatctttttaattaaattatgtaCATCTTTTCATATCCTAAAATCTATCCCTTGAGATTCTCTCTCACTTAAAATATATCtctttctaattctctctcaccTAAACCTTCCAATTTCTCTAGTAAAAGATATTCCAGTATGTCACAAGCGTCTATCCACTTTTCTTCATTCCATATATTCTGTGTAGgtcaaaatgcataaaaatattggTAGCATACTTTTGAAAGTTGATCCACTGGCCTGAGTCAGTGGTGGATGTGTCGGATTCATCACACTCAGATTTAGTGGGATGAGTAAAATGGCGACCCCGAATTGGGCTTGCTTGGGCTCAAGCAGAAAAGAAAGGGAAGTTTAAGGGAAGTTGAATATTTTGCTTAGGATGCCTAGTTCCAATATTGACCAAAGCAGAAGCTGTAAAATCTAGCTTGtcaaaattatacttatgacctcaaatgaaaaatattcaaatgacaagaaatataaaagtaagaacagatcaaacattcagtgacttcttgcttcgtgtcgaAAACGAAGAAgaacatccaataaaagatgatttgattCTTttagaacacttggttatcaatcccaatagtaatagtagtgcatttaataagaaaaatattttcatcattagattaaaatgcaGTTTGTGTAAATTACATTATAGAAATTAAAGAactatcttagctagcagaaatgaatatgttgatcaactaaataaaaggttgattactaagttttatggtaaaaataaaatatttttcagttttgactcaacagaagaatacttaaatactttaacaccaaatggccttctaccgtacatgtttgttgtcaagttcattATATCTTACGCATGTTAGTGTCACCATATATATAATAGAccaagttaaaattgatcttccattgtatatgttgattttgaagaaaaatatgcatgTCATGCTACTGCAAACTTAGATCCACTGAATAACTTATGTAATAGTACACATAAGGTATATAAAAGATTTGACAATAATATCATACATGCAGAACTTATGATAcatgtgcttctaagtatgtaTTTATCCCCGCATTCAACTTtcgtttttcaaaattaaagaatattcttttaaatttgtatgaaaataatttttagtatgtttatgttttgtagttataataaataaagcataaggacaaacatcctaaatattgaactatatttatcacaatatatttttttacacgaataactatatgttgcactttcaagagagatatcaaTACCGACAACAAAAGTTCTAATTATGGCAGAGTAACCAACCATTAGAAGGAAACACATACAAAAAAATATCGTCCATAAAGAAATGTTCGgaaagataccatcacattagatACCTGTAAAgcagtggcgaagccagaaattttctcaagggtgttcaaacttgaaataagtaaaaaatattatgacaaagggtgttcaatatatgttatttATCTTCaaaacctaatattttacctatatacgcAATATAATTTTCCGACAAAGGGTGGTCAATTGATCACTCTAAGCAAAGTGGGGCTTCGCCCTTGCTGTaaacaatacataattatctacttaaaatgactaaaattgatcatttatgtaagttctgatgatgttctttcattttgaattcacgtattatgctaatgtaacaatatttttcggtatttagatgattgttatagtattatatataaaattactctcattaattaaattttattgttccttcatataaataaatagttAAACCATCATgtgccattattaacgtgcaatgCACGTTTATAAATACTAGTAATATAAAATACATCATATCTTTGTTATATAATGGGACGTTAGTACGCACTGAATTATTTAATAGTAAAGTTTACATGCTATATATTGATTATgatgtattttgttcctttttttgagtaatatttatttaaagattaTTTCACCTACTACTAGAGAAAGAGGATTTGATAAAGATGGATTGTTTGTTGAGAATGTGGCGGACAGGTAGAATACAAATAAAAAGGAAATGGAGAGTTTTTCCTATTTAGTTTCCTTAATTATAGGAATTGCGATAGAGTATTTTTGGGGAacaattgattttattaaatatgttTGATATTCAGTTTCCTCATTTATAGGAAGCTACCGTGCATAAGagctattttttttattcttttactgTATTTAAGTTGTAGTAGTACTTTATAGTTgtagattatgaaatattttatgtAAAATAACGTAAACTCTTTCCAAGCCTAGGGTTTAGACCAAAAACCCGCCAGCGATATTCAGACTTCTTCCTCCATAGTGTCCCTCTTCGCCGCCTTCTAGTCTCGTAATTTCTTCACTCTGCATCTCAAATTTGAGCTGTATTATTGTGCTGTTTCATCTATTCAATTAGGTTAAGGTTAtctttttttcttattcattTGCTTTTGCTGATGCTGAAGAGTTGAGTTCATACTTAGTTATATTCATATTCTGAAATTTTGTTGAAAATTTCGGCGAGTGGTTTATTTGGGTATCTGTAAGTGGGTATGTTTGTCACTTTCTTTTTCAGTACATGAATTTAGATGAAATTTGTGCTTAAGATATAATTTGAGTTGAATGATTTGCTCTTTATTTTTGTGGAACTGAAAGTGAAAATAAAAGTTGCAGTCTTTATGCTTCAAACATTTAAATTTTGATTCTTGTGTAGCGTATTGTTTTCCCTTTTGATTGAAAtctcattttatttgcttttTCGAATTCCAAAATTATCGTATGGGAAAACCTTGTTAAGCGTCAGTGGCTTCGTTATTGGGTATGAAACAGATCAGCTTTTACATGTTTATTTGGGGGATTTCAATTATTTAGTCGTATAATTTTGAACTTGAGAAGTGTTACGTTTCATTTCAATGTCATGGATTGAATGCTAAAATCCGGTGTATTCAagatttctttttcctcttttggttgattcgatgtatGAAGAACCTCTAACTATAGTTACATGATCGTAATTTGCAATGACTTTATCTATAATCGGATGTGGTGACTGGTGCGTCTATCTGGGCGGATTTTAAGATAGTCTCTACATACTGTAAAAGGTTTCTATTTTCATCTGTAATGCATCACATACTAACATATTAAAGGCATGGACTGAAAAATCCCCAATGGAATAGCCTAGTGGTAAATTTGAACTTGTGGCCATAGAATTTTTCTCCcttaattgtgtgtattttcatAGCtttaggatttgaaggaccaattAATAAGCTTTTCAATGGAAGATACTTTTGCTATTTGAATTGCTGATTGATTGGTTTGAGAGAGATCAGCTGGTTGATGGGGTTTTTGTGTGCATTTGCTGATGCTGTTTTTCGTTTTATCCAGATTATAAAAAATGGTGCAGTACAACTTTAAGAAGATTACGGTGGTTCCCAATGGGAAGGACTTTGTCGATATCATTCTGTCTCGCACACAGCGTCAAACTCCTACTGTTGTCCACAAAGGATATGCTATCTCTCGTATACGTCAATTTTACATGCGCAAAGTGAAGTATACACAGCAGAATTTCTATGACAAACTCTCCACCATTATTGATGAGTTCCCCAGGCTTGACGATATCCATCCTTTCTATGGAGACCTTCTTCATGTGCTCTACAACAAAGACCACTACAAGCTTGCCCTTGGCCAAATTAATACTGCTAGAAATTTGATTTCAAAAATTGCTAAAGATTATGTAAAATTGCTGAAGTATGGCGACTCACTCTATCGGTGCAAGTCCCTGAAGGTTGCTGCTCTTGGGCGCATGTGCACTGTTATAAAGCGCATTGGCCCAAGTTTAGCTTATTTAGAACAGATTAGGCAGCACATGGCAAGACTTCCCTCAATTGATCCCAATACTAGGACAATCTTGATTTGTGGGTATCCAAATGTTGGCAAGAGCTCATTCATCAACAAAATTACAAGAGCAGATGTGGATGTGCAGCCTTATGCTTTCACTACAAAGTCCTTGTTTGTCGGTCATACTGACTACAAATATCTGAGGTATCAAGTGATCGACACTCCTGGTATTCTGGATAGGCCATTTGAGGATCGTAATATCATTGAGATGTGCAGTATTACAGCTCTAGCACATCTGAGGGCTGCTGTGTtgtttttccttgatatttctgGGTCTTGTGGCTATAGCATTGCGCAGCAGGCTGCTCTTTTCCACAGCATCAAATCACTCTTTATGAACAAACCCTTGATGATCGTGTGCAACAAAACAGACTTGCAGCCATTAGAAGGGATTTCTGAGGAAGACAAGAAGTTAGTCGCAGAGATGAAAGATGAAGCCATGAAGACAGTGATGGGTCAAGGTGGCGAGGCAACTGATGAAGCAGGTGTGTTGTTAACTATGAGCACATTGACCGAAGATGGCGTGATTTCAGTGAAGAATGCAGCTTGTGAGAGGTTACTGAATCAGAGGGTGGAATTGAAAATGAAGTCGAAAAAGTTGAATGACTGCTTGAACCGCTTCCATGTTGCTATGCCAAAACCACGTGACCAGAAAGAGAGGCCAGTATGCATACCTCAGGCAGCGTTGGAAGCCAGAGCTAAGGAAGCTGAGGCAGATGCTgagaaacagaaaaggaaactTGAGAGAGATCTGGAGAATGAGAACGGAGGTGCAGGTGTTTACTCTGCCAGCTTGAGGAAGCACTATCTATTAGCAAACGAGGAGTGGAAGGAAGATGTAATGCCAGAAATTTTAGATGGGCACAATGTCTATGACTTTATTGACCCTGATATCTTACAAAGGCTTGAAGAATTGGAGAGAGAAGAAGGTCTTCGTCAGGATGAAGAAGGAGATGATGATTTTGAGATGGACGGCATTGAGCTGACCCCTGAAGAACAAGCAGCATTAGCTGAAATCCGGAAACAGAAGAGTTTGCTCATTCAACAGCATAGAATTAAGAAAAGCACTGCAGAGAGCCGACCAACTGTACCAAGAAAGTTTGACAAAGACAAGGAGTTCACTTCAAAAAGAATGGGAAGGCAGTTATCTGCTTTGGGGCTGGATCCAACTCTAGCAATCAATCGAGCCCGTAGTAAATCAAGGGGTCGTAAGCGAGAGAGATCAGTTGAACGTGGAGATGACATTGGTAAGGATGCAATGGATGTCGACGAGATTACTCCCAACAAGAAGCAAAGATTGAGGTCACTTTCCATTACGGCAAGATCAAGGTCAAGGTCACGACCTCCAGATGAATTTGTTCCAGGGGAGGGCTTAAAGGACAAAGCCCAGAAGAAGATGGCTATAAAGATGGCTAAGGGTTCTTCTAAGAAGAGGAACAAGGATGCTCGGCGGGGAGAGGCTGATAGAGTTATTCCTACTCTGAAACCAAAACATCTCTTCTCAGGAAAGCGATCAACTGGGAAAACTGACCGGCGCTAGTAAACCAAGGTATATCTTGCTACGACATTTTACAGGCTCCAGAATATGTTTTCTCCATCTGCTCTTGCTTTCTCAATAGTTATTTTTTTGTCTTCATAGCTACTTGCGTACTTTTGAGTTTTCAGAACGATGATGTGTTACTTGGTTCCTTTTTAATTCTTGGAAAATCGGTAATTGATGCGTGCAAGATTTCAATTATTACCTTTTGTTTTCCAGATGGCATTTTATCTTGGAATTTGCTGATGGTACCTGTCAAGATGCTTGTGTTGCAATATCTTGGGTGGCGGACAGAGAGGCTGAAAGAAAACTCAGCTTATTTAGGACACTTTGGCAGTTGAATTTTCCGTCATCTGTTATTTTGAGCTTTCCTTGCTGTTTATTTAGGCTATTTTTCATACTGTTTTTTAACTTTAAATTGTGGAAGAATGCAAGTGTTTTTGTAAAACAAAGATATGACGAAGATGTCAGGAATTCAATCTATTGAAATGGCAAGACCAAGACTACAGATTAAGTATTTAAGTTTGTGCTTAAGATGCAGCTGAGCTTGCTGCCTCTATATGCCTTTTTTGGAACTTAGATACCTGTTATAAGATTGTGTTTTCCCCGATGTTAAATTTTGTCtgggatttttttattttctttagtacaGACTTTCCTCTCTCTTTTTGCATGAACTTTCTGTTTACATGCCCTAAATAGCATATGCAGAAAATGAATTCATCTGCCTCTCTCCTTAGGATGGTTTTTTTGGGAAATGCACTGTATATTAGGCCATGACTACCTTACTGGTTTAGTATTGCTGGATGGTTTTTTTGGGAAATGCACTGTATATTAGGCCATGACTACCTTACTGGTTTAGTATTGCTTGAGTGCAGACTGAAGGAATAAAAAAGCACTGATGAAGTCGACCCCATATTTTTTATGGTAAAGATGTGAGATCACTTTTCCGCTGGGACTTTATGTGATATGTAAACAATTGGGTGCttttattcatatgttttttaatGGTTGAAAATCCCGTagctaatattttttttaaaacttattcCCCTCCCCTGTTTTGGAGCTATTGCTCCTTTGGTGACTAGAACCCACAACCCTGAGATTGTAGGTGGGAGTGCTGACAATCGGAGCAATCCCTTTCCCTTGTCTCCGTTTAGGTGGGGGTGCTGACAATCGGAGCAATCCCTCGTCTCCGTAGCTAATATGTAGTGCGTTTATTCAAAACAGAGGCAAATTGGACACCACTTAAAGTGGTAAAATTTATAAGAGTTGAGACAAATTGGACAGTGGCTGAATCCTGATAGTCACATCTGATTCCAGGTTCTCTCTAATACAACTTCTCTATGTTTTCACAATTAATCATAATACATTCCGTCTTGATATTGGCATAATTTTGCCTTGGCATGATTCCAGAACTCCTTTTAAACTCGATTAGGTTTGTCAGAGTTCGAGCATAACGTATTTAACTCAGCAACTGGTTATACAATTTTTTATCTTTCTGCAATTTATGTTGGTGACTTTCAGCGCTCCTAGTTTATGCCAAAAACTGCACCATATGACATAAGAAACGTATATTACAGTTAATCAATGATTATATGGGGACCAAACATATATAAAGAATCAAATTACATACAGGTTTCTTGCTTGTATCTCGAATCAATTTTTACAACTACCAAGAATTGTTAACTCTAATTTCgccaaaacagaaaagaaaaaagttagATTAGGCATCATAAAGCAGAGCactacaaaggccaaatatgggCTACTATGACTGTTATATCATCATACTTTCCACCACTGTGCTCAAGTCCAGCTTTGAAACATTCCCCAGCAAAAGGAGTATAAAGCTCTGTGCTCTTAGAATTCTCCAGTGCATATTGCGCTATCCTCCACGCCAATGTATCAGGCGCATCCGATTCCCACAAGTCCACTCCATTGTTAACAACAACTTCTAACTGAAAATCATGAACATTATCGAACAATCCATCTGTTCCCATCACGATTATATCTCCTGCTTTCACCGGAAAACTAATCTTCTCTGCGACACTTGGATCATTAGAATGTTTGCTATTCCCCAACTGAAAAGGACAGTTAAACCTCGACTGCTGGATTTCCGATTTATAAACTATTACCCCGTCTCTGATCACCACGAACCCGCTATCTCCAACGTTAACAGCATGCAGAGTGTCATCAGCGAGTGTCAACATACAAGCAGTAGAAGAACCCATAGCCTTTGTATTCAAGAAAGCTTCATTAAGTACTTTGATTAAATCAATATTAGCAGTACTACTTTTATCTTGTTGTTTCTGTTTGTGAATGGATAATTCCGCGTTTTCCATTAATTCCTTTGAGTATTTTCCTGAATCGATACCCTTTTTAGCCCAACCACCAACTCCATCAGCAACGCCTATAGTCTGCTCCTCTGCACATATAAAGTGTGCGTCTTCTCCTAGTGGCTTTTGTTCGTTAGTCT of the Nicotiana tabacum cultivar K326 chromosome 7, ASM71507v2, whole genome shotgun sequence genome contains:
- the LOC107827463 gene encoding pentatricopeptide repeat-containing protein ELI1, chloroplastic; protein product: MAEIMSGTSLFSNPPLYATSTTTKYSHRPSPDKLKFLIDKSKSIRQLLQIHAFLIRQSLESDPILNFKLQKSYSSLGHLKHSVSVFKHTHPTVFSYSAIIHSHVINDLYEQAFVLYIQMLTQNIEPNAFTFSSILKASPLESGKALHSQALKLGYESDTYVRTALVDVYARGGDIVSACKLFDTMLERSLVSLTTMITGYAKNGHVQEARVLFDGMEEKDVVCWNAMIDGYSQHGRPNEALVLFRRMLMSKVKPNELTVVAALSACAQVGVLESGRWIHAYVKSNRIQLNKHVGTALIDMYSKSGSLEDARMVFDQMRDKDVVTWNSMIVGYAMHGFSLETLQLFNEMCKLGLHPTDITFIGILSACANAGLVAEGWDYFHLMEKYRIKPKIEHYGCMASLLGRAGQLEEAYEFVKSMKIDSDPILWGTLLSACRIHGNIRLAEKMMEFLVQQDLATSGTYVLLSNIYAAAGNWDGVAKVRALMKSSGVDKEPGCSSIEVNNKVHEFLAGDMKHPKSKEIYTMLEEMNKWLEAHGYMPQTDVVLHNLGEVEKQQSLAVHSERLAIAYGLISTQPGTTIKIVKNLRVCPDCHSVTKLISKITGRKIIVRDRNRFHHFVEGSCSCGDFW
- the LOC107827461 gene encoding putative protein phosphatase 2C 55: MATEIVHNKKRLITESESDDTEILTKKQRLMEKSELDFIQFLLCPEDLTTSFDITTDDPVPNIIPIFNFCSQEENKDTSNAGGTTRMVAGSFYIPKTNEQKPLGEDAHFICAEEQTIGVADGVGGWAKKGIDSGKYSKELMENAELSIHKQKQQDKSSTANIDLIKVLNEAFLNTKAMGSSTACMLTLADDTLHAVNVGDSGFVVIRDGVIVYKSEIQQSRFNCPFQLGNSKHSNDPSVAEKISFPVKAGDIIVMGTDGLFDNVHDFQLEVVVNNGVDLWESDAPDTLAWRIAQYALENSKSTELYTPFAGECFKAGLEHSGGKYDDITVIVAHIWPL
- the LOC107827460 gene encoding nucleolar GTP-binding protein 1-like, producing MVQYNFKKITVVPNGKDFVDIILSRTQRQTPTVVHKGYAISRIRQFYMRKVKYTQQNFYDKLSTIIDEFPRLDDIHPFYGDLLHVLYNKDHYKLALGQINTARNLISKIAKDYVKLLKYGDSLYRCKSLKVAALGRMCTVIKRIGPSLAYLEQIRQHMARLPSIDPNTRTILICGYPNVGKSSFINKITRADVDVQPYAFTTKSLFVGHTDYKYLRYQVIDTPGILDRPFEDRNIIEMCSITALAHLRAAVLFFLDISGSCGYSIAQQAALFHSIKSLFMNKPLMIVCNKTDLQPLEGISEEDKKLVAEMKDEAMKTVMGQGGEATDEAGVLLTMSTLTEDGVISVKNAACERLLNQRVELKMKSKKLNDCLNRFHVAMPKPRDQKERPVCIPQAALEARAKEAEADAEKQKRKLERDLENENGGAGVYSASLRKHYLLANEEWKEDVMPEILDGHNVYDFIDPDILQRLEELEREEGLRQDEEGDDDFEMDGIELTPEEQAALAEIRKQKSLLIQQHRIKKSTAESRPTVPRKFDKDKEFTSKRMGRQLSALGLDPTLAINRARSKSRGRKRERSVERGDDIGKDAMDVDEITPNKKQRLRSLSITARSRSRSRPPDEFVPGEGLKDKAQKKMAIKMAKGSSKKRNKDARRGEADRVIPTLKPKHLFSGKRSTGKTDRR